A stretch of Gymnodinialimonas phycosphaerae DNA encodes these proteins:
- a CDS encoding TetR/AcrR family transcriptional regulator encodes MEDKSKEERRVQIEDAAYRMLEEKGYAGASMQAIARAAKASNETLYNWYGDKKGLMAALIARNTDTVRAALADSPDKPALDQLAHLGPILLGMVLGPRAVALNRAAAADPSGDLGRVLAAGGRDTVGPMIQGIIAQSPLQGDATRLTQLYLTLLLGDLQIRRATGAMETPTPAFCEARAAEALEILKRLAV; translated from the coding sequence ATGGAAGACAAATCCAAAGAGGAACGGCGCGTGCAGATCGAGGATGCGGCGTACCGGATGCTGGAGGAAAAGGGCTATGCGGGCGCATCGATGCAGGCGATCGCGCGGGCGGCAAAGGCGTCGAACGAGACGCTCTATAATTGGTATGGCGACAAAAAGGGCCTAATGGCCGCGCTGATCGCACGCAACACCGATACGGTGCGCGCGGCGCTTGCCGACAGCCCCGACAAACCGGCGCTTGACCAGCTTGCCCACCTCGGCCCGATCCTGCTTGGCATGGTCTTGGGGCCCCGCGCCGTGGCGCTCAACCGCGCAGCGGCGGCCGATCCCTCCGGCGATCTAGGCCGGGTGTTAGCCGCCGGGGGCCGCGACACCGTCGGGCCAATGATCCAGGGCATCATCGCCCAAAGCCCTTTGCAGGGCGACGCGACGCGGCTGACGCAGCTTTACCTCACTCTGCTGCTCGGCGATCTCCAGATCCGGCGTGCCACCGGCGCGATGGAGACGCCCACACCCGCCTTCTGCGAAGCCCGCGCGGCCGAGGCGCTTGAGATCCTCAAACGCCTCGCTGTTTGA
- a CDS encoding class I SAM-dependent methyltransferase: MIDHQTISVYGAAVERYRAAPMSPDHVDFLDAFASKVCDGGLVLDLGCGPGDQAKRLMDHGLRVDAIDATPAFVDAAVALGVPARRALFEDLPGATQYDGIWASFSLLHAPRDAVQSHILRLAQSLTPGGVFFLGMKTGDGEARDNLGRFYSYFSVDALQGMLTDAGLTVTDCVTGRGKGLAGSDDSYALMIATADA; the protein is encoded by the coding sequence ATGATTGATCACCAGACCATCTCCGTCTACGGGGCCGCCGTCGAGCGGTACCGCGCCGCGCCGATGTCGCCCGACCATGTGGATTTTCTGGACGCTTTTGCTTCCAAGGTTTGCGACGGCGGGCTGGTCCTTGACTTGGGTTGCGGGCCCGGGGATCAGGCGAAACGGCTGATGGATCATGGCCTACGGGTCGATGCGATCGATGCGACCCCGGCCTTTGTGGATGCCGCTGTTGCGCTTGGTGTTCCCGCCCGCCGCGCGCTGTTCGAGGATCTGCCGGGTGCCACGCAGTACGACGGGATCTGGGCGAGCTTCAGCCTGTTGCATGCCCCACGCGACGCGGTGCAAAGCCACATCTTGCGGCTGGCCCAAAGCCTGACGCCCGGGGGCGTGTTCTTCCTCGGCATGAAAACCGGTGACGGGGAAGCGCGCGATAATCTGGGTCGGTTCTACAGCTACTTCTCTGTGGACGCATTGCAGGGGATGCTCACGGACGCAGGCCTGACCGTGACCGACTGTGTGACCGGCAGGGGAAAGGGTCTAGCGGGCTCTGATGACAGCTACGCCTTGATGATCGCGACAGCCGATGCCTGA
- a CDS encoding pentapeptide repeat-containing protein, with protein sequence MTAFVARTLTRADIEHVDGPATLTECTLDGIDLSDLDLSGWVFERCTFPGASFSGAVLEGAIFKTCRASGARFLGTDLQEAEIEGGDFSNTDLRGATLSSARISRAKMTGADLSDVRAVAFELEDVLLSLAVLTKVSFRKMTLKHVDFSEADMTSCDFRDAVFEDCSLRNARLEACGFEGADLRGADLGGVTLTDARRFKGAVISKGQAADLLGQLGLRVV encoded by the coding sequence ATGACCGCCTTCGTCGCCCGTACCCTGACCCGCGCAGATATCGAGCACGTAGATGGGCCTGCGACGCTGACGGAATGCACGCTGGACGGGATCGACCTTTCTGACCTGGACCTCTCGGGCTGGGTGTTCGAGCGGTGCACCTTCCCCGGTGCGTCATTCAGCGGTGCGGTGCTGGAAGGGGCGATCTTCAAGACCTGTCGCGCATCGGGGGCCCGTTTCCTCGGCACGGATTTGCAGGAGGCCGAGATTGAGGGCGGCGACTTCAGCAACACCGACCTGCGCGGTGCCACGCTGTCGTCCGCCAGGATCAGCCGCGCCAAAATGACGGGGGCCGACCTGTCCGACGTGCGGGCCGTGGCGTTCGAGTTGGAGGATGTCTTGCTGTCCCTTGCCGTCCTGACCAAGGTCTCGTTTCGGAAAATGACCTTGAAGCACGTCGATTTCAGCGAGGCAGACATGACGTCTTGCGATTTTCGGGATGCCGTGTTCGAGGACTGCTCGCTGCGAAATGCACGCCTGGAGGCGTGCGGGTTCGAGGGGGCCGATTTGCGGGGGGCGGATCTGGGGGGCGTGACGCTGACCGATGCACGGCGCTTCAAGGGTGCTGTCATTTCCAAGGGGCAGGCGGCGGATCTGCTGGGTCAGCTTGGGTTGCGGGTCGTCTAG
- a CDS encoding pyridoxamine 5'-phosphate oxidase family protein, with product MPTPFDPQLVLARPLMANLATVTPDGAPRNAPVWFAWENSALWMLSDATSSSAARVISNPQVAVEIVDYDNAAGVLRHLGLRGEASVEPMNTALFRRLLRRYLGPEDQQNEWFIKNVARVEDPAGRLIRLVPSSIFTNDVSFFRTGPALAQRNAR from the coding sequence ATGCCCACGCCCTTCGACCCGCAGTTGGTCCTCGCCCGCCCCCTGATGGCCAACCTTGCGACCGTGACGCCGGACGGCGCGCCGCGCAATGCGCCGGTCTGGTTCGCATGGGAGAATTCAGCGCTTTGGATGTTGTCAGACGCCACCTCCAGCAGCGCCGCGCGGGTAATCTCCAACCCTCAGGTCGCCGTCGAGATCGTGGACTACGACAATGCGGCGGGCGTCCTGCGCCACCTCGGCCTGCGCGGAGAGGCCAGCGTCGAGCCGATGAACACCGCCCTCTTCCGGCGCCTCCTGCGCCGCTATCTTGGCCCTGAAGATCAGCAAAACGAATGGTTTATCAAAAACGTCGCCCGTGTGGAGGATCCCGCCGGCCGCCTGATCCGCCTGGTGCCATCCTCCATTTTCACCAATGATGTCAGCTTCTTTCGCACTGGCCCAGCACTGGCCCAGCGCAACGCCCGTTGA
- a CDS encoding 4Fe-4S dicluster domain-containing protein, whose translation MPRSNPHRPYTPDPDQMALRPNVSGNVINGLGEATKRRPKMVYWAPDPDDIPHGEMQRWFYTTRPDEARFRAMAEWRAGIYDVPLPKVTGPPAHNTPEAWTEALLQFVNDGSCEKIGVADMDQNWAYAGHTIPQSKVIVLGVHHDYDAISQAPDPTAALEVLHQYGRAAKAAKDITAWLRGLGHGAEPVTGPMTGALTLIPPAIACGFGELGKHGSLITPEFGSSFRLSAVLTDAPFAPTPPRTHGIDDFCANCRICEDACPPEAIAPHKQTVRGTRKWYVDFDACLPYFIENQGCAICVAVCPWSRPGVGLNLAAKLERRARR comes from the coding sequence ATGCCGCGCTCCAACCCTCACCGCCCCTACACGCCTGACCCGGACCAGATGGCGCTTCGGCCCAACGTCTCTGGCAATGTGATCAATGGGCTGGGGGAGGCCACCAAACGCCGCCCCAAGATGGTCTATTGGGCACCCGACCCCGATGACATTCCCCACGGCGAGATGCAGCGTTGGTTCTACACCACCCGCCCCGACGAGGCCCGGTTCCGCGCCATGGCCGAATGGCGCGCGGGCATCTACGACGTCCCCCTCCCCAAGGTCACGGGCCCGCCCGCGCACAATACCCCCGAGGCCTGGACCGAGGCCCTCCTGCAATTCGTCAACGATGGATCCTGCGAGAAGATCGGGGTGGCAGACATGGACCAGAACTGGGCCTACGCGGGTCACACGATCCCGCAATCAAAGGTCATCGTCCTGGGCGTGCACCACGATTACGACGCCATCAGCCAGGCCCCTGACCCGACAGCCGCCCTTGAAGTTCTGCACCAATACGGGCGGGCGGCGAAGGCGGCCAAGGACATCACCGCCTGGCTTCGCGGCCTGGGGCACGGGGCCGAGCCCGTCACCGGCCCGATGACGGGCGCGCTTACCCTGATTCCGCCCGCGATTGCCTGCGGGTTCGGAGAGCTTGGCAAGCATGGCTCCCTGATCACGCCCGAGTTCGGCAGCTCTTTCCGGCTATCGGCCGTGCTGACCGATGCGCCGTTCGCGCCGACACCGCCCCGGACCCACGGCATCGACGACTTCTGCGCCAACTGCCGCATCTGCGAAGACGCCTGCCCGCCCGAAGCCATCGCGCCGCACAAGCAAACCGTCAGGGGCACCCGGAAGTGGTACGTCGATTTCGACGCCTGCCTCCCCTACTTCATCGAGAACCAGGGCTGCGCGATCTGCGTCGCCGTCTGCCCCTGGTCGCGCCCTGGTGTGGGCCTCAACCTTGCGGCCAAACTGGAACGCCGCGCGCGGCGCTAG
- the greA gene encoding transcription elongation factor GreA codes for MEKIPMTPKGLEAMNGELKQLKSIERPAIIKAIAEAREHGDLSENAEYHSAKEKQSFIEGRIKELEGSISLAQVIDPATLSGAIKFGATVNLVDEETEEEKTYMIVGEAEADIHKGLLNIKSPLARALIGKEEGDSVEVRTPGGAKSYEIVKISYV; via the coding sequence ATGGAAAAGATCCCCATGACACCGAAGGGCCTGGAGGCCATGAACGGTGAACTCAAGCAGCTCAAGAGTATCGAGCGTCCGGCGATCATCAAGGCGATCGCGGAAGCGCGCGAGCATGGCGACCTTTCCGAGAACGCGGAGTATCATTCCGCGAAAGAGAAGCAGTCCTTCATCGAGGGGCGGATCAAAGAGCTTGAGGGATCGATCTCGCTGGCGCAGGTGATTGATCCGGCGACCCTGTCGGGGGCAATCAAATTCGGTGCGACCGTTAATCTGGTCGACGAAGAGACCGAGGAAGAGAAGACCTACATGATCGTGGGGGAGGCCGAGGCCGATATTCACAAAGGCCTGCTCAACATCAAATCCCCCCTCGCCCGCGCCTTGATCGGCAAGGAAGAGGGCGATAGCGTTGAGGTGCGCACGCCTGGTGGGGCCAAGTCGTACGAAATCGTCAAGATTTCCTATGTTTGA
- a CDS encoding LysE family translocator yields MITPQFLLTAFVVVIAPGTGVLYTLALGLGRGRSAAIWAALGCTIGIVPHLFAATLGLAAVLHTSALLFNVVKFLGVAYLLYLAYSALRSGGALNVEPTTTDESGSTIAKRGALINILNPKLSIFFLSLMTPFLSGNPAAVTQEILLLGGIFMAMTFAVFVLYGLFAATARTYILGSARIMAWMNRSFAAIFALLAGRLALERA; encoded by the coding sequence ATGATCACACCCCAGTTTCTGCTGACCGCGTTCGTGGTCGTCATCGCCCCCGGCACCGGCGTGCTCTACACATTGGCCCTCGGTCTGGGTCGAGGCCGCAGCGCCGCGATCTGGGCAGCACTGGGATGCACCATCGGCATCGTTCCACACCTTTTTGCAGCCACCCTTGGGCTTGCCGCCGTGCTCCACACCTCGGCGCTTTTGTTCAATGTCGTCAAATTCCTGGGGGTGGCCTACCTGCTCTATCTCGCCTATTCCGCGCTGCGCTCCGGCGGCGCCCTGAACGTAGAGCCCACCACAACGGACGAGAGCGGTTCTACCATCGCCAAACGCGGCGCGCTGATCAACATCCTCAACCCGAAGCTGTCGATCTTCTTCCTGTCGCTGATGACACCGTTCCTGTCCGGTAATCCCGCCGCAGTGACGCAGGAAATCCTGCTGCTTGGCGGTATCTTCATGGCAATGACTTTCGCCGTCTTCGTCCTCTACGGCCTCTTTGCCGCCACTGCGCGCACCTATATTCTCGGATCCGCCCGCATCATGGCCTGGATGAACCGATCCTTCGCCGCCATCTTCGCACTGCTCGCCGGCCGCCTCGCCCTGGAGCGCGCCTGA
- the ispH gene encoding 4-hydroxy-3-methylbut-2-enyl diphosphate reductase, translating to MTKLPLTIYLAAPRGFCAGVDRAIKIVEMALEKWGAPVYVRHEIVHNKYVVDDLKAKGAVFVEELSECPDDRPVIFSAHGVPKSVPQAAAARQMVYVDATCPLVSKVHIEAQRHADNGLQMIMIGHEGHPETVGTMGQLPEGEVLLVETVEDVAKVAVRDPSKLAFVTQTTLSVDDTADIVAALQSRFPAIVGPHKEDICYATTNRQEAVKAMASKAEAMLVVGAPNSSNSKRLVEVGSRAGCGYSQLVQRATDIDWRALDGIKTLGITAGASAPEVLIEEVIQAFEDRFDVTREMVETAIEDVEFKVPRVLRETV from the coding sequence ATGACCAAATTGCCCCTCACGATTTACCTCGCCGCCCCGCGCGGCTTTTGTGCCGGCGTGGACCGCGCCATCAAGATAGTCGAGATGGCACTAGAGAAGTGGGGCGCGCCCGTCTACGTGCGCCACGAGATCGTGCACAACAAATATGTGGTCGATGATCTGAAAGCCAAGGGCGCGGTGTTCGTCGAAGAGCTATCGGAATGCCCCGACGACCGCCCGGTCATCTTCTCGGCCCACGGGGTGCCGAAGTCCGTGCCGCAGGCAGCGGCCGCGCGCCAGATGGTCTATGTCGATGCCACCTGCCCGCTGGTCTCCAAGGTCCATATCGAAGCGCAACGCCACGCCGACAACGGTCTGCAAATGATCATGATCGGCCACGAGGGGCACCCCGAAACCGTCGGCACCATGGGCCAGCTTCCAGAGGGAGAGGTGCTTTTGGTCGAAACGGTGGAAGATGTGGCAAAGGTCGCGGTCCGTGATCCGTCGAAGCTGGCCTTTGTCACCCAGACGACGCTGTCCGTCGATGACACCGCCGACATCGTCGCCGCCCTGCAATCGCGCTTTCCGGCTATCGTCGGCCCCCACAAGGAAGACATCTGCTACGCCACCACCAACCGCCAGGAAGCGGTGAAAGCCATGGCCTCCAAGGCCGAGGCGATGTTGGTCGTGGGTGCGCCCAATTCTTCCAACTCCAAACGTTTGGTCGAGGTCGGATCGCGGGCCGGGTGCGGCTATTCCCAACTTGTCCAACGCGCCACCGACATCGACTGGCGGGCCTTGGACGGCATCAAGACGCTCGGCATTACCGCGGGCGCTTCCGCCCCCGAAGTGCTGATCGAGGAAGTCATCCAGGCGTTCGAGGACAGGTTCGACGTCACCCGAGAAATGGTGGAAACGGCCATCGAGGACGTGGAATTCAAGGTGCCGCGCGTGTTGCGGGAAACGGTTTAG
- a CDS encoding peroxiredoxin-like family protein yields MLMPRQAVPALSLPQVGGGTFDLAAESSPRGTVVCFYRGLHCPLCAKYLTEFESLVSEFTARGVGSIAISSDGAERGAKMKENIGAKNLRFAYDMSLAKAREWGLYISTSRGKTSIGIEEPALFAEPGLFLINPDNTLYYMSVQTMPFVRPHFRELLGAVDFAIEKSYPARGEYTGEV; encoded by the coding sequence ATGTTGATGCCCCGCCAAGCCGTGCCCGCCCTGTCCCTTCCGCAGGTGGGGGGCGGCACCTTCGATTTGGCCGCTGAGTCCAGCCCTCGCGGTACCGTCGTGTGCTTCTACCGGGGCCTGCACTGCCCGCTGTGTGCCAAGTACCTGACGGAATTCGAAAGCCTCGTGAGTGAATTCACCGCGCGCGGCGTGGGATCGATTGCAATCTCCAGCGATGGTGCAGAGCGGGGCGCCAAGATGAAAGAGAACATCGGCGCCAAGAACTTGCGCTTTGCCTATGACATGAGCCTGGCGAAGGCGCGGGAATGGGGGCTATATATCTCTACCTCGCGGGGCAAGACCTCCATCGGGATCGAAGAGCCTGCGTTGTTCGCAGAGCCCGGGTTGTTCCTGATCAACCCCGACAACACGTTGTATTACATGTCCGTGCAGACGATGCCCTTCGTGCGGCCCCACTTCCGGGAGTTGCTTGGCGCTGTCGATTTCGCGATCGAGAAAAGCTATCCTGCGCGCGGCGAATACACCGGCGAGGTCTAA
- a CDS encoding DUF1772 domain-containing protein, producing MLLKRIEDMRGVGVTLGFASVLFSGAIFGFFYAWVCSTMWGLDAADPRIAIAAMQAMNASVRNAVFCPTFFLTPVVLFAAAVATQGRARVLFAGGGGVYLMGGLILTILVNVPMNEALAALDVPRDIDAAQTIWEAYRPRWQVFNITRTVPSGLALMLAAGGLWSLGCKAEA from the coding sequence ATGCTGCTTAAAAGGATTGAGGACATGCGTGGCGTTGGCGTAACATTGGGGTTTGCATCGGTCCTCTTTTCAGGGGCGATTTTCGGGTTCTTCTATGCGTGGGTATGCTCTACCATGTGGGGGCTGGACGCGGCGGACCCACGCATCGCCATCGCGGCGATGCAGGCGATGAACGCAAGCGTGCGCAATGCGGTCTTCTGCCCGACGTTCTTCCTGACACCAGTGGTCCTGTTCGCCGCCGCCGTCGCGACCCAGGGTCGCGCGCGGGTGCTCTTCGCCGGAGGCGGGGGCGTCTACTTGATGGGAGGACTGATCCTGACCATTCTGGTCAATGTGCCGATGAACGAGGCGCTGGCCGCGCTTGACGTCCCCCGCGACATAGATGCGGCACAGACGATCTGGGAGGCGTATCGGCCACGCTGGCAGGTGTTCAACATCACGCGGACGGTTCCGTCCGGTCTTGCGCTGATGCTGGCGGCTGGTGGCCTCTGGAGCCTTGGGTGCAAGGCTGAAGCCTGA
- a CDS encoding trimeric intracellular cation channel family protein produces the protein MTLALTLDNASVLIFALTGALAASRAQLDVVGFIFFAALTAVGGGTLRDLLLDRDPVFWIADATPLAIATGAAVLVFFTAHLVESRLKWLIWLDAAALAIAVAAGVSVARSMEVGTGVVLVMGVATGTFGGLMRDVVANEVPLVLKQGELYVTAAVAGAGAALIASLLADGTIWTTVACIATTFGLRAGSLLFGWRLPVYKPRPPRA, from the coding sequence ATGACCCTCGCCCTGACGCTCGACAACGCCTCAGTGCTGATCTTCGCCCTGACCGGAGCCTTGGCGGCCTCCCGGGCGCAACTTGATGTCGTGGGTTTCATCTTCTTTGCCGCGCTCACGGCGGTGGGCGGCGGCACTTTGCGCGACCTCCTGCTGGACCGCGATCCCGTGTTCTGGATCGCCGACGCCACGCCCCTGGCCATCGCCACGGGCGCAGCGGTGCTGGTGTTTTTCACGGCCCACCTCGTGGAAAGCCGCTTGAAATGGCTGATCTGGCTGGATGCCGCGGCGCTTGCAATTGCCGTCGCGGCCGGCGTGTCCGTGGCCCGCAGCATGGAGGTCGGCACCGGTGTGGTCCTGGTCATGGGCGTCGCCACAGGCACCTTCGGTGGCCTGATGCGGGACGTGGTGGCAAACGAAGTTCCGCTGGTGTTGAAACAGGGAGAGCTCTACGTCACCGCCGCTGTCGCAGGCGCCGGGGCGGCCCTCATCGCGTCGCTTCTGGCAGATGGGACGATCTGGACCACGGTAGCATGCATCGCCACGACCTTTGGTCTGCGCGCAGGGTCACTACTGTTTGGGTGGCGCTTGCCGGTCTACAAACCGCGCCCACCGCGGGCCTAG
- a CDS encoding class I SAM-dependent methyltransferase: MADRKDHWDKVYAARDEAALTWFERTPDQSVSLIARYGTPEGGLVDIGGGASRLPDALLDAGFRDISVLDLSGAALDVSRKRLGARAEVVNWITGSVTEWKPDRVYAIWHDRAVFHFLVDAPDRAAYLHTMDRALAEGGHAIIATFAEDGPETCSNLPVRRYHSDDLIAEVEATLPGRFRRVDDMPHVHITPKGNRQPFQITVLRKL, from the coding sequence ATGGCGGACCGGAAAGACCATTGGGACAAGGTGTATGCTGCGCGCGACGAAGCTGCGTTGACGTGGTTCGAACGCACGCCGGATCAGTCGGTATCGCTGATTGCGCGCTACGGGACGCCCGAGGGCGGCTTGGTGGATATCGGTGGCGGCGCGTCACGCCTTCCGGATGCGCTGCTGGATGCCGGGTTTCGCGATATCAGTGTGCTGGATCTGTCAGGCGCGGCGTTGGACGTCAGCCGGAAAAGGTTGGGCGCGCGCGCAGAGGTTGTGAACTGGATCACAGGCTCGGTCACCGAATGGAAGCCGGACCGCGTCTATGCGATTTGGCATGACCGGGCGGTGTTTCATTTCCTTGTCGATGCGCCGGATCGCGCCGCCTATCTGCACACCATGGACCGCGCACTGGCCGAGGGAGGACACGCAATCATCGCGACCTTCGCCGAAGATGGGCCAGAGACATGCTCCAACCTGCCGGTGCGGCGCTATCACTCAGACGACCTTATTGCCGAGGTGGAGGCCACCTTGCCGGGCCGGTTCCGTCGGGTGGACGACATGCCGCATGTGCATATCACTCCGAAAGGCAACCGGCAACCGTTCCAGATCACCGTGCTGCGCAAGCTCTGA
- the argH gene encoding argininosuccinate lyase — MSGTGSTNDATKANTMWGGRFAAGPDAIMEAINASISFDQRMARQDIEGSRAHAAMLAATGIVDGSDVEAIREGLLTVLSEIEGGTFTYSAALEDIHMNVESRLTEIVGPAAGRLHTARSRNDQVATDFKLWVRDQMDAAITGIEALQRALLGQAEAGADWVMPGFTHLQTAQPVTWGHHMMAYVEMLGRDASRFRDARTRMNTSPLGAAALAGTSFPIDRDMTSKALGFDRPAANSLDAVADRDFALEFLSAASICAMHLSRFAEELVIWSSAQFRFVALSDRFSTGSSIMPQKKNPDAAELIRAKIGRIFGANVALMTVMKGLPLAYSKDMQEDKEQTFDAADNLMLALAAMEGMVRDMEANVASLEAAAASGFSTATDLADWLVRTLDMPFREAHHVTGSLVKLAEDKGCDLPDLTLADMRSVHGDITQAVFDVLGVHNSVASRVSYGGTAPVRVREQIAQWRAELG, encoded by the coding sequence ATGAGCGGTACGGGTTCCACCAACGACGCGACAAAAGCCAACACCATGTGGGGCGGCCGGTTCGCCGCTGGTCCCGATGCGATCATGGAGGCAATTAATGCCTCGATCTCATTTGACCAGAGAATGGCGCGCCAGGACATCGAAGGCTCCCGTGCCCATGCGGCCATGTTGGCCGCGACAGGCATCGTGGACGGTAGCGATGTCGAGGCGATCCGGGAAGGCCTGCTCACGGTCTTGTCAGAGATCGAGGGCGGGACGTTCACCTATTCCGCCGCGCTGGAAGACATCCACATGAATGTGGAGTCTCGCCTGACCGAAATCGTCGGCCCGGCCGCCGGACGTCTGCACACGGCACGCTCGCGCAATGACCAGGTCGCTACCGACTTCAAGCTGTGGGTGCGTGACCAGATGGACGCCGCCATCACCGGGATCGAGGCGCTTCAGCGGGCGCTGTTGGGCCAGGCCGAGGCCGGGGCCGATTGGGTCATGCCCGGCTTTACTCACCTGCAAACTGCGCAACCCGTGACCTGGGGCCACCACATGATGGCCTATGTCGAGATGTTGGGCCGCGACGCCTCGCGCTTCCGCGATGCACGCACGCGGATGAACACATCGCCGCTGGGGGCCGCTGCCCTTGCCGGCACCTCTTTCCCGATTGACCGGGACATGACGTCCAAGGCGCTTGGCTTCGACCGCCCCGCCGCGAACTCCCTCGATGCCGTGGCGGATCGCGATTTCGCGTTGGAGTTCCTGTCGGCTGCCTCCATCTGCGCCATGCACCTGTCGCGCTTTGCCGAAGAGCTGGTGATCTGGTCGTCGGCCCAATTCCGTTTCGTGGCTTTGTCTGACCGGTTCTCGACCGGATCGTCGATCATGCCGCAGAAGAAGAACCCCGACGCGGCAGAGTTGATCCGCGCCAAGATTGGGCGGATCTTCGGGGCCAATGTGGCGCTGATGACGGTGATGAAGGGGCTTCCGCTGGCCTATTCCAAGGACATGCAGGAAGACAAGGAACAGACGTTTGATGCCGCCGACAACCTGATGCTGGCATTGGCCGCGATGGAAGGCATGGTGCGCGACATGGAGGCAAATGTAGCGTCCCTTGAGGCCGCCGCCGCCAGCGGGTTCTCTACCGCCACGGATCTTGCCGATTGGCTGGTGCGGACGCTGGATATGCCGTTCCGGGAGGCGCACCACGTGACAGGCAGCCTTGTGAAGCTGGCCGAGGACAAGGGCTGTGATCTGCCGGACCTGACGCTGGCGGACATGCGATCAGTTCATGGGGACATCACGCAAGCCGTGTTCGATGTGCTGGGCGTGCACAACTCTGTCGCCTCGCGCGTGTCCTACGGGGGCACTGCGCCGGTTCGGGTGCGCGAGCAGATCGCACAGTGGCGGGCGGAACTGGGTTAG
- the rnhA gene encoding ribonuclease HI, producing MPDLVAYTDGACSGNPGPGGWGALMRAKDGDKILKERELKGGEADTTNNRMELLAAISALEALERPSKLTVITDSAYVKNGITGWMHGWKRNGWKTSTKKPVKNVDLWQRLDAAQARHDVTWEWIKGHAGHEGNERADELARAGMAPFKPGKRS from the coding sequence ATGCCTGATCTCGTCGCCTACACGGACGGCGCCTGCTCCGGCAATCCCGGCCCCGGCGGATGGGGAGCGCTGATGCGCGCCAAGGACGGTGACAAGATCCTGAAGGAGCGCGAGTTAAAGGGCGGCGAGGCCGACACGACCAACAATCGCATGGAACTCCTGGCCGCGATTTCCGCGCTGGAGGCGCTGGAGAGACCCTCCAAACTGACGGTGATCACCGACAGCGCCTACGTGAAAAACGGCATCACCGGCTGGATGCACGGCTGGAAACGCAACGGCTGGAAGACCTCGACCAAAAAGCCGGTGAAGAACGTCGACCTGTGGCAACGGCTGGACGCCGCGCAGGCGCGGCACGACGTGACGTGGGAGTGGATCAAGGGACACGCAGGGCATGAGGGCAACGAGCGTGCCGATGAATTGGCCCGCGCCGGAATGGCGCCGTTCAAGCCGGGCAAGCGGAGCTGA
- a CDS encoding DUF3429 domain-containing protein has translation MTRIPTSALLLGLTGLIPFLWGASSSAGLLLDYMPLSLPPALTGGAVLTAYGTIILSFMAGVIWGFAAKAQTSWMPVGLALSTLPALWIFFFTGQPESTRIIALISGFVGLLAIDVTCARRGLAPDWWVPLRLFLTGVVVFCLLIGFLLGP, from the coding sequence ATGACCCGCATTCCCACCTCTGCCCTTCTGCTTGGCCTCACAGGCCTGATCCCGTTCCTCTGGGGCGCGTCCTCCTCGGCGGGTCTTCTCCTTGACTACATGCCACTCTCGCTGCCTCCCGCGCTCACCGGCGGGGCCGTTCTGACGGCCTATGGCACGATCATCCTCAGCTTCATGGCAGGCGTCATCTGGGGATTTGCCGCGAAAGCGCAGACTTCCTGGATGCCGGTAGGCCTTGCGCTCTCTACCCTCCCCGCCCTTTGGATCTTCTTTTTCACCGGCCAACCGGAAAGCACCCGTATCATCGCCTTGATCTCCGGTTTCGTCGGGCTTCTCGCGATCGACGTCACCTGCGCGCGCCGGGGGCTTGCGCCGGATTGGTGGGTTCCCCTGCGCCTTTTTCTAACAGGGGTGGTTGTGTTTTGCCTTCTCATCGGTTTCCTACTGGGCCCATGA